The following are encoded together in the Bradysia coprophila strain Holo2 unplaced genomic scaffold, BU_Bcop_v1 contig_94, whole genome shotgun sequence genome:
- the LOC119085089 gene encoding carnitine O-palmitoyltransferase 2, mitochondrial: MFRVKLSSEKLKVLDIVRWQSTHTSPVLSYGSDSYQYLQKSSTPMLHFQPSLPRLAIPKLEKTCERYLAAVKPLLNENTFARTSIVVDQFRQSEAPQLQKLLLQHDKSNKHTSYISEPWFDMYLKDRAPLPINYNPVLTFKPDERPEYNDLLIRTSNFIVSSLRFRRSLQENLLKPEVYHMNPKKSDTPTYHNVTRLCPAKISTYVSYAFNAFPLDMSQYQGLFGATRIPELGKDRIYRQSDTKHLVIIKDGHFFAMDVLDEQGNIEPPEVIQARMKYILSKETKKADHPVAVLTTENRDTWAKIRSDLVSDGNAEALQTIDSAIFVISLEGGQLDEENPTQLFKQLLGSSGCSRWFDKSLSLVFNKDGSASVSFEHSWGDGVAVLRYFNELYADTRLNPFVHPHTKPTDRMDIDRVVRPIEFKLTDRLKQGIQQAQLNHQKVMDSLNMHLMKFDSLDKRKCKRYGLSPDSIMQLGFQLAYKKQNNRYVGTYESCSTSAFRHGRTETIRPCSQATKQFCDVILSKNRPSNDELRAQIDQCSKVHGQLTKEAAMGQGFDRHLFGLRHMAKINGIEEPALYSDDAYKIINHNIMSTSTLSSTGLMLGGFGPVTQDGYGIGYSIQDEFLGTVFTNYHEHTNGSEFVDCLRESFDEITNIVKLSSKAVP; encoded by the exons ATGTTTCGCGTAAAATTATCGTCGGAAAAGCTTAAAGTGCTGGACATAGTCCGTTGGCAATCAACACATACGTCACCCGTTTTATCGTACGGCAGCGATTCATATCAATATTTACAAAAGAGCTCGACGCCTATGCTCCACTTTCAGCCGTCGTTACCCCGACTGGCAATACCGAAATTAGAAAAGACATGCGAGCGATACCTGGCAGCGGTGAAGCCACTGTTGAACGAAAATACCTTTGCCAGAACCTCAATCGTCGTCGATCAGTTCCGACAGAGTGAAGCGCCCCAATTACAGAAACTGTTGCTCCAACATGATAAATCCAACAAGCATACGAGTTACATATCGGAACCATGGTTTGACATGTACTTGAAGGACCGTGCACCGCTACCAATCAACTATAATCCCGTGCTTACGTTTAAACCGGACGAACGGCCCGAATATAATGATTTGTTAATTAGGACAAGCAATTTCATTGTCAGTTCGTTGAGGTTTCGTCGATCGTTGCAAGAAAACTTACTGAAACCGGAAGTGTACCATATGAATCCGAAGAAGAGTGACACTCCAACCTACCATAACGTGACCAGACTTTGTCCGGCCAAGATTTCAACCTATGTGTCTTACGCATTCAATGCATTTCCGCTAGACATGAGTCAGTATCAAGGATTGTTCGGCGCCACAAGGATTCCCGAATTGGGCAAAGATCGGATCTACCGACAAAGTGATACGAAGCATCTTGTAATCATAAAGGATGGGCACTTCTTTGCCATGGACGTTTTGGACGAACAAG GCAACATCGAACCACCGGAAGTTATCCAAGCTCGAATGAAGTACATCTTGTCAAAAGAAACCAAAAAAGCCGATCATCCCGTGGCAGTGCTAACAACCGAAAATCGTGACACCTGGGCAAAGATTCGTTCAGATCTCGTGAGTGATGGCAATGCTGAAGCATTACAAACGATTGATTCCGCAATATTTGTAATATCGCTGGAGGGCGGTCAGTTGGACGAGGAGAATCCAACACAGTTGTTtaaacaattattaggtagcAGCGGTTGTAGCCG ATGGTTTGACAAGTCCCTGTCGCTAGTGTTTAATAAAGACGGATCCGCATCAGTATCATTTGAGCATTCCTGGGGAGATGGCGTTGCCGTTTTACGTTATTTTAACGAATTGTACGCGGACACGAGATTAAATCCTTTCGTTCATCCACATACGAAACCAACGGACCGAATGGATATCGATCGAGTTGTTCGACCTATTG AATTTAAGCTGACCGATAGACTGAAACAGGGAATTCAGCAGGCTCAACTGAACCACCAGAAAGTGATGGATTCGCTGAACATGCATctgatgaaattcgattcattAGACAAACGCAAATGCAAGAGGTATGGACTGAGTCCTGATTCAATAATGCAGCTGGGTTTTCAGTTGGCATACAAGAAGCAAAACAATCGCTACGTCGGTACCTATGAATCTTGCAGCACCTCAGCTTTCcg CCATGGTCGTACTGAAACCATACGTCCGTGCTCGCAGGCCACCAAGCAATTCTGTGATGTGAttctatcgaaaaatcgtcCAAGCAACGACGAACTACGCGCCCAAATCGATCAGTGCTCAAAAGTCCACGGACAATTAACCAAAGAAGCTGCCATGGGTCAAGGATTCGATCGACATTTGTTCGGACTGCGTCACATGGCCAAAATTAATGGCATCGAAGAGCCGGCACTGTACTCGGACGATGCATACAAAATCATCAATCACAACATCATGTCGACGAGTACATTGTCGTCGACCGGTTTAATGCTTGGCGGTTTTGGTCCGGTTACACAAGACGGATATGGAATTGGTTACAGCATTCAGGATGAGTTCCTTGGCACTGTTTTCACCAATTATCATGAGCATACAAATGGGAGTGAATTTGTTGACTGTTTGCGAGAGTCTTTCGATGAAATTACGAATATTGTTAAGTTGTCATCGAAGGCTGTGCCATAG
- the LOC119085092 gene encoding zinc finger protein OZF-like isoform X2: MTDRVINMSSSLVDLSDNSYLCRLCALKTSLPAVEMFSHEGSIREIKKKIEICLRFMVDQHDSYPKLVCSDCVCKLDISYDFLMKSLESQQFLTELVQNDVFNTIYVLKDDQQLCMALNELPGHDIQDLENLVDEAHMHHTDSNDISQIIQYHDGELNDEQIQAMNSNLPKDTDSLPDIALYSFDSMDNVKDTDYLNEANFQQNSNSSILDNVFNRTCAEIEEKPVKETSVVNNKTCNICNKTFPTNYKLTEHMKKHETPAPFKCKMESCAKTFRSKIGLIQHEASHTGDFKFSCDVCGKGFQIKSYLTIHKKIHSNIKPYACSICGLEVKAKQALIDHENRHLGVKNYQCSQCDRKFISKSICATHEKTQHSTESNHKHPCPVCKKLFVRKSYLKTHMTIHSGNKLFICEQCGNKFLTNLDLKLHSTTHSGEKRYVCEKCGKAFARPDAFGIHKRSHTGYRPYKCKFCGQQFAQITSMKVHVRLHTLEKPYKCSLCPLSFVSRTYLNTHMKKHNTVTTKELTQT; this comes from the exons ATGACCGATCGTGTGATTAATATGTCGTCGAGCTTAGTAGATTTAAGCGATAATTCGTATCTGTGTCGTCTGTGCGCTTTGAAAACGTCATTGCCGGCAGTGGAAATGTTTTCGCATGAAGGATCAATACGCGAGATCAAGAAAAAGATTGAAATCTGTCTGCGTTTCATGGTCGACCAGCACGATTCCTATCCCAAGTTGGTTTGCAGCGATTGTGTCTGCAAATTGGACATTTCGTACGACTTTCTGATGAAAAGTCTGGAATCGCAACAATTTCTGACGGAACTGGTTCAGAACGATGTCTTCAACACGATTTATGTGTTGAAAGACGATCAACAGCTGTGCATGGCATTAAATGAGTTGCCCGGTCACGATATTCAAGACTTGGAAAATTTAGTTGATGAAGCGCATATGCATCACACGGACAGCAATGATATAAGCCAGATAATTCAGTACCATGACGGAGAG TTGAACGACGAACAAATTCAAGCCATGAACAGCAATTTACCGAAGGATACTGACTCCTTGCCTGATATCGCCCTCTATTCCTTTGACTCAATGGATAATGTGAAGGACACAGACTACCTGAACGAAGcgaattttcaacaaaactcCAACTCGTCAATACTGGACAATGTTTTCAACAGAACGTGTGCCGAAATTGAGGAGAAACCCGTAAAAGAAACCAGCGTTGTTAATAACAAG ACTTGCAACATTTGCAACAAGACCTTCCCAACGAATTACAAACTTACCGAACATATGAAGAAACACGAGACACCTGCACCGTTCAAatgtaaaatggaaagttGCGCCAAGACGTTCCGATCGAAGATTGGCTTAATCCAGCACGAAGCATCTCACACCGgcgattttaaattttcttgtgatGTGTGCGGTAAAG GATTCCAAATCAAGAGCTATCTGACCATTCACAAGAAGATCCACTCGAACATTAAGCCGTACGCATGCAGCATCTGTGGTCTGGAAGTGAAGGCCAAACAGGCATTGATCGACCATGAGAATCGTCATCTGGGTGTTAAGAATTACCAATGTTCACAGTGCGACAGAAAATTCATCTCGAAATCGATATGCGCGACACATGAAAAGACTCAACACTCGACCGAATCGAATCACAAGCATCCGTGTCCGGTGTGCAAGAAATTGTTTGTGCGAAAGTCGTATCTGAAAACGCATATGACCATACACAGCGGAAACAAGTTATTCATTTGCGAGCAATgtggaaacaaatttttaacgaatttagACCTGAAGCTCCATTCAACGACTCATTCTGGCGAGAAACGATACGTCTGTGAAAAGTGTGGAAAAGCTTTTGCACGTCCCGACGCTTTTGGCATACACAAACGATCGCACACCGGCTACAGGCCGTACAA ATGCAAGTTTTGTGGTCAACAGTTCGCTCAGATAACATCGATGAAAGTTCACGTTCGACTGCATACGTTGGAGAAGCCTTACAAGTGTTCGCTGTGTCCGCTGAGCTTCGTGTCGAGGACCTACCTGAATACGCACATGAAAAAGCACAATACAGTCACAACGAAAGAGTTGACTCAAACATGA
- the LOC119085092 gene encoding zinc finger protein OZF-like isoform X1: protein MTDRVINMSSSLVDLSDNSYLCRLCALKTSLPAVEMFSHEGSIREIKKKIEICLRFMVDQHDSYPKLVCSDCVCKLDISYDFLMKSLESQQFLTELVQNDVFNTIYVLKDDQQLCMALNELPGHDIQDLENLVDEAHMHHTDSNDISQIIQYHDGELNDEQIQAMNSNLPKDTDSLPDIALYSFDSMDNVKDTDYLNEANFQQNSNSSILDNVFNRTCAEIEEKPVKETSVVNNKQTCNICNKTFPTNYKLTEHMKKHETPAPFKCKMESCAKTFRSKIGLIQHEASHTGDFKFSCDVCGKGFQIKSYLTIHKKIHSNIKPYACSICGLEVKAKQALIDHENRHLGVKNYQCSQCDRKFISKSICATHEKTQHSTESNHKHPCPVCKKLFVRKSYLKTHMTIHSGNKLFICEQCGNKFLTNLDLKLHSTTHSGEKRYVCEKCGKAFARPDAFGIHKRSHTGYRPYKCKFCGQQFAQITSMKVHVRLHTLEKPYKCSLCPLSFVSRTYLNTHMKKHNTVTTKELTQT, encoded by the exons ATGACCGATCGTGTGATTAATATGTCGTCGAGCTTAGTAGATTTAAGCGATAATTCGTATCTGTGTCGTCTGTGCGCTTTGAAAACGTCATTGCCGGCAGTGGAAATGTTTTCGCATGAAGGATCAATACGCGAGATCAAGAAAAAGATTGAAATCTGTCTGCGTTTCATGGTCGACCAGCACGATTCCTATCCCAAGTTGGTTTGCAGCGATTGTGTCTGCAAATTGGACATTTCGTACGACTTTCTGATGAAAAGTCTGGAATCGCAACAATTTCTGACGGAACTGGTTCAGAACGATGTCTTCAACACGATTTATGTGTTGAAAGACGATCAACAGCTGTGCATGGCATTAAATGAGTTGCCCGGTCACGATATTCAAGACTTGGAAAATTTAGTTGATGAAGCGCATATGCATCACACGGACAGCAATGATATAAGCCAGATAATTCAGTACCATGACGGAGAG TTGAACGACGAACAAATTCAAGCCATGAACAGCAATTTACCGAAGGATACTGACTCCTTGCCTGATATCGCCCTCTATTCCTTTGACTCAATGGATAATGTGAAGGACACAGACTACCTGAACGAAGcgaattttcaacaaaactcCAACTCGTCAATACTGGACAATGTTTTCAACAGAACGTGTGCCGAAATTGAGGAGAAACCCGTAAAAGAAACCAGCGTTGTTAATAACAAG CAGACTTGCAACATTTGCAACAAGACCTTCCCAACGAATTACAAACTTACCGAACATATGAAGAAACACGAGACACCTGCACCGTTCAAatgtaaaatggaaagttGCGCCAAGACGTTCCGATCGAAGATTGGCTTAATCCAGCACGAAGCATCTCACACCGgcgattttaaattttcttgtgatGTGTGCGGTAAAG GATTCCAAATCAAGAGCTATCTGACCATTCACAAGAAGATCCACTCGAACATTAAGCCGTACGCATGCAGCATCTGTGGTCTGGAAGTGAAGGCCAAACAGGCATTGATCGACCATGAGAATCGTCATCTGGGTGTTAAGAATTACCAATGTTCACAGTGCGACAGAAAATTCATCTCGAAATCGATATGCGCGACACATGAAAAGACTCAACACTCGACCGAATCGAATCACAAGCATCCGTGTCCGGTGTGCAAGAAATTGTTTGTGCGAAAGTCGTATCTGAAAACGCATATGACCATACACAGCGGAAACAAGTTATTCATTTGCGAGCAATgtggaaacaaatttttaacgaatttagACCTGAAGCTCCATTCAACGACTCATTCTGGCGAGAAACGATACGTCTGTGAAAAGTGTGGAAAAGCTTTTGCACGTCCCGACGCTTTTGGCATACACAAACGATCGCACACCGGCTACAGGCCGTACAA ATGCAAGTTTTGTGGTCAACAGTTCGCTCAGATAACATCGATGAAAGTTCACGTTCGACTGCATACGTTGGAGAAGCCTTACAAGTGTTCGCTGTGTCCGCTGAGCTTCGTGTCGAGGACCTACCTGAATACGCACATGAAAAAGCACAATACAGTCACAACGAAAGAGTTGACTCAAACATGA